One segment of Fibrobacter sp. UWR3 DNA contains the following:
- a CDS encoding patatin-like phospholipase family protein → MKLGISITGGGALGIGPLQFMRRLEADLGKKLASVGDAFAGTSTGSIVATGLANGMTAETLYNLYKDNLPKIFKKVSSTRILSKSYYRYDNSYLKKMLQENFKKHMYEFKKPVYIPATFLNGKSVEKVWGKDDGDTPQWFAVLSSCSAPTYFNTVSREWKGNTETYCDGGMWANDPVMVLESALVRYKAYKDNLRIISFNTGMDHPPAELTDKSIIGWGKYILDEWVARTGNSGKFMAKANLGKDNVMRLAPKVTKPYEMDNMKIIDEVSDIWDKYYDEVGKDVVKFITETPEK, encoded by the coding sequence ATGAAACTCGGCATCTCTATCACCGGCGGCGGGGCGCTCGGAATCGGGCCTCTCCAGTTTATGCGCCGCCTCGAAGCGGATCTCGGCAAGAAACTCGCAAGCGTCGGCGATGCCTTTGCGGGCACATCTACCGGTTCCATCGTAGCCACCGGCCTTGCAAACGGGATGACCGCAGAAACGCTCTACAACCTGTACAAGGATAACCTTCCCAAGATTTTCAAGAAGGTCAGCTCGACCCGCATATTGTCGAAGAGCTACTACCGCTACGACAATTCGTACCTGAAGAAGATGCTTCAGGAAAACTTCAAGAAGCACATGTACGAATTCAAGAAGCCCGTCTACATTCCCGCAACATTCCTGAACGGCAAGAGCGTGGAAAAGGTATGGGGCAAGGACGACGGCGATACGCCGCAGTGGTTCGCCGTGCTCTCGAGCTGTTCTGCGCCCACGTACTTCAACACCGTGAGCCGCGAATGGAAGGGCAATACCGAAACCTACTGCGATGGCGGCATGTGGGCGAACGACCCCGTCATGGTTCTCGAATCCGCACTGGTCAGGTACAAGGCCTACAAGGACAACCTGCGCATCATCTCGTTCAACACGGGAATGGACCACCCGCCTGCAGAACTCACGGACAAGAGCATCATCGGCTGGGGCAAGTATATTCTCGACGAATGGGTGGCACGCACGGGCAACTCCGGCAAGTTCATGGCGAAGGCGAACCTCGGCAAGGACAACGTGATGCGTCTCGCGCCCAAGGTAACGAAGCCGTACGAGATGGACAACATGAAGATTATCGACGAAGTTTCGGATATCTGGGACAAGTACTACGACGAAGTCGGCAAGGATGTCGTCAAGTTCATTACCGAAACGCCGGAAAAATAA